CCTCTCTCGACCTGGACATGCTGCGAAAGAATGACTTGTGCCCCATCAAGTACCTCAGGGTGTGCAAGAGGGACAATCAGGAAGTCCCCTTCGAGGAGATCGTAAAGGGGTACGAGTACACCGACGGCGAATACATCGTCCTCACCGACGAGGACTTCCAGAACGCCAACGTGAAAAAGACGAAACTCATCGACATCCTCGACTTCGTCCAGGAGAGCGAGATCGACACCAGGTACTTCGAGAAGCCGTACTACCTGGAGCCTGACAAGACGGGGGCGAAGCCGTACGCCCTGCTTCTGGAGGCACTGAAGAGATCCGGGAAGGTGGGGATCGCCACCTATGTGCTGCGCAACAAGGGAAACCTGGGGGTGTTGAAGCCGTACGATGACGTACTGGTGCTGAATCAGATGAGGTACGCCTCGGAGGTGAGGAACTACAAGGAGCTGAAGCTCCCGGAGAACCAGAGCCTGCGCGACCAGGAGATCGAGCTCGCCCTGACCCTCATCGGGCAGCTCACGGTCCCCTTCGACCCGGCGAAGTACCACGATACCTATGTGGAGGACCTGAAGAGGATCATCGAGGAGAAATCGAAGGGACTCCAGCCGACACCGGCGGAAGAAGCGCCCCAGCCCACGAAGGTCGTCGACCTCATGGCCCTTCTCAAGGAAAGCCTGGAAAAGAAAAAGAGAGAGGCTGCCTGATAGAGAGAACGTTCCATGCCGCCGCAGGATAAGAAGAACGCCCCGCCGCACGATGGGGTCGGGGAACTGAGCTTCGTGGTGCAGAAGCACGCTGCGACACGTCTGCACTACGACTTCCGGCTCGAGCTCGACGGCGTGCTGAAGAGCTGGGCGATCCCAAAGGGCCCCTCTCTCGACCCCGCCTTGAAGCGGCTCGCCATGCATGTCGAGGACCATCCGTACGAGTACAAGGACTTCGAGGGGACGATCCCCAAGGGGAACTACGGCGCAGGTGACGTCATTATCTGGGACAAGGGGAGCTACCGGGCGCTGAACCGCGACGGCTCGGAAGGGGACGAGGACGCCCTCCGCAAAGGATACGAAAAGGGGGACCTCAAGTTCATCCTCTACGGCGAGAAGCTCAAGGGGGAGTTCGCCCTCGTGCGCATCAAGTCGGCAGACGACAACTCCTGGCTCCTGCTGAAAAAAAAGGACCAGTTCGCCACCACCGAGGACATCACCAGGGACGCCCGGTCCGTGGTGACGGAGAGGATCCTCGAAGACCGCAACCGCCGCGGAACGCCGCAGAGGACAGACGCGAAAGGGGAGAAAGCACCAGCACCCTCTCAAACGGCGCCCCCGCACGCCTCGCCCCCCCCGCCAGCCCCCCCGAAACCGGCACCGGCAATGCCCTCCCCCCCTGAGCCTGCACCGGCAACCCCGGCGCCCCCTGAGCCCGCAGCCGCAGCGCCCCCCTCAGTCACCGCGGGCCTCCCGATGCCGCGCCAAACGAAGCCGATGCTTGCCTCGGCATTGAAGGAGCCTTTCGACAATCCCGAGTGGCTCTTCGAGATCAAGCTCGATGGCTACCGCGCAGTCGCCGAGATCGAAAACGGCGATGTCCGTCTCTATTCCCGCAACAACCTCTCCTTCAACACAAAATTTTCCGGTGTAGTGGAGACGCTGCGACAACTTCCGGGCGCCGCGGTGCTCGACGGCGAGGTCGTCGTTCTCGACGACCGGGGGCGCCCCAGTTTCCAGCTCGTACAGAACTACGAAAGAACCGGTAGGGGAAACCTCGCCTACTTCGCGTTCGACATCCTCTACCTCAACGGTCAGGACCTGCGCGAGCTCCCTCTGGAAGAGCGGAAAGAGATCCTGCGCGCCTTCCTCCCCGAGCTCCCCAACGTGAAGTACACCGATCATGTGACGGAGCAGGGGAAAACCTTCTTCGACATCGCGAGGCAATCAGAGCTCGAGGGGATCATCGCCAAGAGGCGCAGCAGCAAGTACTATACGGGGCGAAGGACGAAGGAATGGCTGAAGATCAAGATAAAGCAGGAACAGGAAGCCGTCATTTGCGGCTTCACCGACCCCCGCGGCAGCAGGAGGTATTTTGGCGCGCTGGTGCTCGGTGTGTATGAACAGGAGGAGCTCGTCTACATCGGCCTCTGTGGCGGAGGATTCGACGAGAAGACCCTCGCCGAGGTGGACGGGCAGTTGCGCCCCCTGATCCGCCCCTCATCCCCCTTCCGCAGCAGCATCGGGCTCACCGCCACCTGGGTGGAGCCCCGGCTGGTGTGCGAGGTCTCCTTCACCGAATGGACCGACGAAGGAGTCATGCGCCACCCCATCTTCATCGGGATGCGTGTGGACAGGGACCCGGCTACGGTGGTACGGGAGACGGAATTCCTGAACGTGAGCGAGGCACTGCAATCCGCCGCAGAACCGGAGCCGGCGACAGTTCCCCCTCCACCCGAGGCAAAGCCCGCTCCAACCGCCCCGACCATGCAGGAAAACGCCTCCGAAGCGTCCCCTCCCTTTCAAGGGGAGGGACAGGGTGGGGATGGGGTTGCCCCCCCGCCTGCAAAGAAAATCGTGGGAGTACTAAAGGGGAAGGACCGGCAGCTCGAGATAGGGGGAAGGAAGCTGTCGCTCAGCAACCTCGACAAGCTCTTCTGGCCCGACGAAGGTTACACGAAGGGGGACGTGATCAACTACTACATGACTGTGGCCAAATTCATTTTGCCGCACCTGAAGGATCGCCCCGAGTCGCTGTACCGCACCCCGGAGGGGATAAACAAGCCGGGCTTCTTCCAGAAGGACACGGGCGATCTCCCTCCCGAGTGGGTGGGGACGCAGAGAATCTTTTCCAACTCCAACGACAAGTACATCAACTTTCTCCTCTGCCAGGACGAGGCCACCCTGGTGTACATGGCCAACCTCGGCTGCATCGAGATCAACCCGTGGCTCTCCCGGGTCCAGAGCCCGGACAACCCGGATTTCATGGTGATCGACCTCGACCCGGAGGACATCCCCTTTGAGAAGGTGGTGGAA
The DNA window shown above is from Geomonas sp. RF6 and carries:
- the ku gene encoding non-homologous end joining protein Ku, whose translation is MRAIWTGAISFGLVNIPVKLFSGAESTSLDLDMLRKNDLCPIKYLRVCKRDNQEVPFEEIVKGYEYTDGEYIVLTDEDFQNANVKKTKLIDILDFVQESEIDTRYFEKPYYLEPDKTGAKPYALLLEALKRSGKVGIATYVLRNKGNLGVLKPYDDVLVLNQMRYASEVRNYKELKLPENQSLRDQEIELALTLIGQLTVPFDPAKYHDTYVEDLKRIIEEKSKGLQPTPAEEAPQPTKVVDLMALLKESLEKKKREAA
- the ligD gene encoding DNA ligase D translates to MPPQDKKNAPPHDGVGELSFVVQKHAATRLHYDFRLELDGVLKSWAIPKGPSLDPALKRLAMHVEDHPYEYKDFEGTIPKGNYGAGDVIIWDKGSYRALNRDGSEGDEDALRKGYEKGDLKFILYGEKLKGEFALVRIKSADDNSWLLLKKKDQFATTEDITRDARSVVTERILEDRNRRGTPQRTDAKGEKAPAPSQTAPPHASPPPPAPPKPAPAMPSPPEPAPATPAPPEPAAAAPPSVTAGLPMPRQTKPMLASALKEPFDNPEWLFEIKLDGYRAVAEIENGDVRLYSRNNLSFNTKFSGVVETLRQLPGAAVLDGEVVVLDDRGRPSFQLVQNYERTGRGNLAYFAFDILYLNGQDLRELPLEERKEILRAFLPELPNVKYTDHVTEQGKTFFDIARQSELEGIIAKRRSSKYYTGRRTKEWLKIKIKQEQEAVICGFTDPRGSRRYFGALVLGVYEQEELVYIGLCGGGFDEKTLAEVDGQLRPLIRPSSPFRSSIGLTATWVEPRLVCEVSFTEWTDEGVMRHPIFIGMRVDRDPATVVRETEFLNVSEALQSAAEPEPATVPPPPEAKPAPTAPTMQENASEASPPFQGEGQGGDGVAPPPAKKIVGVLKGKDRQLEIGGRKLSLSNLDKLFWPDEGYTKGDVINYYMTVAKFILPHLKDRPESLYRTPEGINKPGFFQKDTGDLPPEWVGTQRIFSNSNDKYINFLLCQDEATLVYMANLGCIEINPWLSRVQSPDNPDFMVIDLDPEDIPFEKVVETALVVREVLDSMGITGYPKTSGATGIHIYIPLAAQYDYDTVTNFARLIATIANSKAPDFTSIVRSPAKRQQRVYLDFLQNRGGQTLAAPYSLRPRPGATVSTPLSWDEVKIGLSPSQFTISSVPARIERLGDLFAGVLGEGIDIAECIRKLEGG